In Leptospira selangorensis, the following are encoded in one genomic region:
- a CDS encoding LIC_10463 family lipoprotein, with product MKKYPIFLIYLLLLWQAACSHMGRSEPLRFERIQKDGSSVFQAQVDSSLVSGSWEYKFRLKQAERVNLVLDVYSAKEGLSIKLVRNRFIFPKIYHCPRSSEKEKFCKLEISNPEEGEYALVLDITGKEDSGPVAYRIFAAVHGPGFASVAWEEEIVRR from the coding sequence ATGAAGAAGTATCCGATTTTTCTTATATACTTACTCCTCCTCTGGCAAGCAGCTTGCAGCCATATGGGGAGATCCGAACCTTTAAGATTCGAAAGGATCCAAAAAGATGGATCTTCCGTTTTTCAAGCTCAGGTGGATAGTTCTTTAGTCTCAGGAAGTTGGGAATACAAGTTTAGGCTCAAACAAGCCGAAAGGGTCAATCTGGTATTGGATGTTTATTCCGCCAAAGAAGGACTCTCGATCAAATTAGTACGAAACCGTTTTATATTTCCCAAAATCTATCATTGCCCCCGCTCTTCTGAAAAAGAAAAATTTTGTAAATTAGAGATCTCTAATCCAGAAGAAGGAGAATATGCGTTAGTCCTGGATATAACCGGAAAAGAAGACTCCGGTCCCGTAGCTTATAGGATTTTTGCTGCAGTTCATGGTCCTGGATTCGCTTCTGTCGCATGGGAGGAAGAAATTGTACGCCGTTAA
- a CDS encoding LIC_10463 family lipoprotein, producing the protein MKKNLNIYFIFGLFSLVLLYNCREDQRHEPLRFEKVTKAEASAFQAQVDGTILEGSWEYRFRIKQADRVTLIVEVLTDKPDLAVSLSRKGILFDSKIKCGEKISQLSPCKLEINNPEKGDYSLVLNHQSSDPSEVLSYRIFAAVHGPGYASVIWEEEVARR; encoded by the coding sequence ATGAAAAAGAACTTAAACATCTATTTCATATTTGGCTTATTCTCTCTGGTCCTTCTTTATAATTGTAGGGAAGACCAGAGACATGAACCATTACGTTTCGAAAAAGTTACCAAGGCAGAAGCCTCCGCTTTCCAAGCACAAGTAGACGGGACAATCCTGGAAGGTTCTTGGGAATATAGATTTAGGATCAAACAGGCTGATAGAGTCACTCTTATAGTAGAAGTTCTAACTGATAAACCGGATCTGGCAGTATCCTTATCCAGAAAAGGAATCTTATTCGATTCTAAGATCAAATGTGGAGAAAAGATCAGCCAACTTTCTCCTTGCAAACTTGAAATAAACAATCCTGAAAAAGGAGATTATTCCTTGGTATTAAACCATCAATCTTCCGATCCATCGGAAGTTCTTTCTTACAGAATATTCGCCGCAGTGCATGGCCCTGGATATGCCTCGGTAATTTGGGAGGAAGAAGTTGCGCGCAGATAA
- a CDS encoding DUF2179 domain-containing protein, with protein sequence MPNWAFDYLLLPLGIYLARMTDVSIGTVRIILISRERKILAAMLGFIEVLLWLIVITQIMRNLSNVLCYIAYAGGFATGTFLGMVVEEKLALGHSLIRIIVPEKGEEIVQNLAQAGYRTTTLEAQGARGPVKVILSLLRRKEIPIVLGILKNTAPGAFYTIENARKTSDPELWKTSGQEGESFARILWRRQSRIRK encoded by the coding sequence ATGCCTAACTGGGCCTTCGATTATCTCCTTTTACCCCTTGGAATTTATTTAGCCAGAATGACGGACGTAAGCATAGGCACGGTTCGTATCATCCTAATCTCCAGAGAAAGAAAGATCCTAGCAGCAATGCTTGGCTTTATAGAAGTGCTTCTCTGGTTGATTGTAATCACTCAGATCATGAGAAATCTAAGCAATGTACTCTGCTATATCGCTTACGCAGGTGGATTTGCAACAGGCACCTTCTTAGGAATGGTGGTAGAAGAAAAACTCGCCTTAGGACATTCACTCATCCGTATTATCGTTCCGGAAAAGGGAGAAGAGATCGTCCAAAATCTTGCCCAAGCAGGCTATCGCACCACTACATTGGAAGCACAAGGAGCCAGAGGTCCGGTTAAAGTCATTTTATCCTTATTAAGAAGGAAAGAAATACCCATTGTGCTTGGAATACTAAAGAACACTGCGCCAGGTGCCTTTTATACGATTGAGAATGCTCGTAAGACAAGTGACCCGGAACTGTGGAAGACTTCCGGACAGGAAGGAGAGAGTTTTGCCCGTATTTTATGGAGAAGGCAATCCAGAATTAGGAAATGA
- a CDS encoding LIC_10461 domain-containing protein: MLQVIKILILVLVLGLAAGCHTTTVVHKGGETPYALAKETPGPDKKAKQGSTVFGIYPTGAPMEASCDRNHPEVIMKTGFVDLVIHALIGPFYTTKTVEVYCKP; encoded by the coding sequence ATGTTACAAGTAATCAAGATCCTAATATTGGTTTTGGTCCTCGGACTCGCAGCAGGCTGTCATACTACCACTGTGGTCCATAAGGGTGGAGAAACTCCTTATGCTTTGGCAAAGGAAACTCCTGGTCCGGATAAAAAAGCAAAACAAGGAAGTACGGTTTTCGGAATCTATCCTACCGGTGCTCCTATGGAAGCAAGCTGCGATCGAAACCATCCGGAAGTGATCATGAAGACAGGGTTTGTAGACTTAGTCATTCATGCACTGATCGGCCCCTTCTATACTACCAAAACCGTAGAAGTTTACTGCAAACCGTAA
- a CDS encoding Bor/Iss family lipoprotein → MRADKILPILAVIFLSLGFGESCRHAMVRYPQSPPEACRIYPTSRECKRALDLRSAQAEQGGEVHKVQHTYYFFGLYPGNLVLDTSKYCADGPKSVHQYTSFWNGFWEQITLAIYSPQTVEIECYK, encoded by the coding sequence TTGCGCGCAGATAAAATTCTACCCATACTTGCCGTCATATTCTTAAGTTTAGGATTCGGAGAATCTTGCAGACATGCAATGGTACGTTATCCTCAAAGTCCTCCGGAAGCATGTAGGATCTATCCTACTTCCAGAGAATGTAAACGTGCCTTGGATTTAAGATCTGCTCAGGCGGAACAAGGCGGAGAAGTTCATAAGGTCCAACATACCTACTACTTCTTCGGACTTTATCCTGGAAATCTGGTATTAGACACTTCTAAATACTGTGCGGACGGACCAAAATCAGTTCATCAGTACACAAGTTTTTGGAATGGTTTTTGGGAGCAGATAACTCTTGCGATCTATTCCCCTCAAACGGTGGAGATTGAATGTTACAAGTAA
- a CDS encoding Bor/Iss family lipoprotein, whose amino-acid sequence MVLDSLLSHGRKKLYAVKRYITILLILCFSVGCRHAWVNYPQKVPEPCRLYQGSKECKLALEERSNHTTQAGQTHSLNQTYYLFGLYPSEIVVNLEKYCPHGPKSAHQFQSFSDAFWEQITLLIYSPRTLEIECYPI is encoded by the coding sequence ATGGTCCTGGATTCGCTTCTGTCGCATGGGAGGAAGAAATTGTACGCCGTTAAGAGATACATTACGATTTTATTAATATTATGTTTCTCCGTAGGATGTAGGCATGCCTGGGTAAATTATCCGCAAAAGGTGCCTGAACCTTGTAGATTGTACCAAGGCTCTAAAGAATGTAAATTAGCCCTGGAAGAAAGATCGAATCATACTACCCAAGCAGGACAGACCCATTCTCTCAATCAGACCTATTATTTATTCGGGCTCTACCCTTCCGAAATAGTGGTAAATTTGGAAAAATACTGCCCACACGGCCCTAAATCGGCCCATCAATTCCAATCGTTTTCGGATGCTTTTTGGGAACAAATCACACTTTTAATCTATTCCCCTAGGACTCTGGAGATAGAATGTTATCCTATATAA
- a CDS encoding SET domain-containing protein: MIERRTNKFGENGIFASQPIAKGTLLFSYSEWIEDEEFGWKVLSVSEADELPEEEKEIFMKYGYDVDFGLVTGPSGSEFVINHSNFMNHSCDPNMWYDQMDNIIAKRDIEVGEELNIDYGNFVVNFDQTFECACGASNCRKFIRKDDWKVLLPQYNLNFPTFMHKEIKKILVKVPA, translated from the coding sequence ATGATCGAAAGACGCACGAACAAGTTCGGGGAAAACGGAATCTTCGCCTCTCAACCAATCGCTAAGGGAACTTTACTGTTCAGCTATAGCGAGTGGATCGAAGATGAGGAATTCGGATGGAAAGTACTCTCCGTCTCGGAAGCCGATGAACTTCCGGAAGAGGAGAAGGAAATCTTCATGAAATACGGCTATGACGTAGACTTCGGCCTAGTCACCGGCCCTTCCGGATCTGAATTTGTTATCAATCACTCCAACTTTATGAACCATTCCTGCGATCCGAACATGTGGTACGATCAAATGGACAATATTATCGCCAAAAGGGATATAGAAGTTGGAGAAGAGCTGAACATCGACTACGGTAACTTCGTAGTGAACTTTGACCAGACTTTTGAATGTGCTTGCGGGGCTTCTAACTGCCGCAAATTCATCCGCAAGGATGATTGGAAAGTTCTACTCCCGCAGTACAATCTTAACTTTCCGACCTTCATGCATAAGGAAATTAAAAAGATCCTAGTAAAAGTCCCAGCCTAA
- a CDS encoding GreA/GreB family elongation factor: MSGKRFLSKNDHQRILSTLEVSAQAAAVQPSILEIIRKTLSKAKKIDQNQVPQDLITMNSKFVLKDLGNAEAFQFTLVYPDDYSENAPANGKLSLFSAHGSAVLGARVGEVVRWEINGMDKYLRVQELLYQPAAI; the protein is encoded by the coding sequence ATGAGTGGTAAAAGATTTCTTTCTAAGAATGATCATCAAAGGATCCTTTCCACCCTTGAGGTTTCCGCCCAAGCAGCAGCAGTTCAACCGAGTATCTTAGAAATTATACGTAAGACGTTATCTAAAGCCAAAAAAATAGATCAGAACCAAGTTCCCCAGGACCTGATCACTATGAATTCCAAATTCGTGCTCAAAGATCTTGGCAACGCAGAAGCATTCCAATTCACCTTAGTATATCCTGACGATTATAGTGAAAATGCTCCTGCTAACGGCAAACTATCCCTATTTTCCGCTCATGGTTCGGCGGTATTAGGAGCCAGAGTAGGAGAAGTAGTTCGTTGGGAGATCAACGGAATGGATAAATACCTAAGAGTCCAAGAACTACTCTACCAACCGGCTGCTATTTAG
- a CDS encoding LIC_10461 domain-containing protein — MLSYIRKICFFLYLILVGIYCHSTVLVHKSDVLPLTQQEKPPLPEKNLKQSSTLFGTYFLSSKEEAICKNNIPAEVKLVTTTGDSLIHFFIGPFYNTKTVIVYCRPLRVLDGNNFGQ, encoded by the coding sequence ATGTTATCCTATATAAGAAAAATATGTTTCTTTCTTTACCTGATATTAGTCGGCATCTATTGCCATTCTACAGTTTTGGTGCACAAATCGGACGTCTTACCTCTTACCCAACAGGAAAAGCCTCCTTTGCCCGAAAAAAACCTGAAACAAAGTAGTACGTTATTCGGAACTTACTTCCTTTCTTCCAAAGAAGAAGCTATTTGTAAGAATAATATTCCGGCAGAAGTGAAGTTAGTAACCACTACCGGAGATTCTTTGATACATTTTTTTATAGGTCCGTTTTACAATACCAAAACAGTGATCGTGTATTGTAGGCCTTTGCGCGTCCTTGACGGAAATAATTTCGGTCAGTAG
- a CDS encoding beta strand repeat-containing protein codes for MSSGINPTKKFYAALACSFLLFQGCVAWPLLTGAVGLAAGKKGGGGLFFLPGGGTPTLSRVEISSPNSSFAKTTSMSLVATAAYSNGTHKDITADAVWSTSDSNIISMAAGGQATGTGVGAADISITYENKTALISLSVTSAPLSSISISCVNQTDNLPKGITRQCTLTGNFADGSNQNLTNDPNTTWSTGSSAIATIDSAGLVTAVDAGTTSIRASYNSLNASNLSLTVSSAALVSIAVTPTNKSLALGKNQQYTATGTYSDNSNQDITNSVTWNSSDTVVATISNTAGSKGFLSTEDMGSSTITATLNSIGGNTNVTVTAAVLESISITPPNPSTPKGRTLNLVATGIFSDGHNENITDQVTWSSEDTSIATVDNGSGFEGRASGIAVGTVDITAEIGGIEETVSFSVTAAVLESIQLTADDSSIAKGTSTAILVTGVYSDGTSQNITGSVSWGTSSTSILQLGTLTATPKKQVNSPNSGSLGTATITATSGSISGTVDITVTAAKLVSIAVTPTNPSVAKGLTKDFTATGTYTDSSTQNLTTSVTWASSDTSKATISNASGTEGKATAAAVGTTNITATLGTITSPSTTLTVTAAVLQSITITPASPSVAKGRSENLSATGTYSDNSTQDLTTSVTWSSSSNSTVGVSNANGTKGKATGVSVGTATITATSGSVSNSITFTVTSAVLDSIEVHISASSIAKGTSTLAEATGTYSDGTTADITDQVVWGSSQTSIIQLGALTAAPKKTLTSPNSGSLGTSNISATLGSISGNADLTVTAATLVSIQVDPTNPSVAKGLTQNFTATGTYTDASTQDLTTSVTWASSSTSKATISNAAGSKGLATTLATGTTNITATLGSVTSPASVLTVTAAALTSITIAPSPTLSIAKGRTQNFTATGHYTDSSTSDLTTQVTWSSFDQTKASISNTSGTNGKLTALQEGSTQISASYNSITSTDTVVTVTAAVLDSISITPTNSSLAKGYTTPFTANGVYSDATTLDITAQVTWASSNTSSSTISNANGNQGVATAVAVGTSTISATLGSVSASTNFTVTAAVLVSIAVSPTNSNVYTTQTKDFTATGTYSDSTTQNLTTSVTWASSDTSKATISNASGTEGRATGVAAGTITISATSGSVSGNTQLTVVFLDTTPPTVSNVVSLSPTTVRVTFSESVNTTQATTATNYKLALTSAVSGACSDNSNFSSTSNISVSSVSGSGAVYTLTLASSQTSGTNYTVIVNKSGVQDLSGVPNNLGCANYGDFVGQEQLKVSSASCASTGTVIINFSKPIKSGNNVSGSAECSSTSECGNRYAFVGTTDLGTISSAKILDGVVCGGATADSAKVCVTHSLLQTGAQYTIMAANNVNGDGFDNTSWGSIRDSGDSENIQSSPRDRASFLGCGTSPVNFGDGPISIDPNGSTFGYLADFNSKIYTGPNNAGNGALRFAYDGANPESVQFSFVKDTTAQNSDATNVSSNSATTRENSIAVPPYVTLGHSGCTQNDATLANGCGPDNESGRGLFTTGSLGSNPFIFIAAAKTVPSGSNYNFDYIYYSNDTSTNLNYKYIDMGSITGTVTAGTSSISVLNDRVFPGFAKPSNDGTGTGGGLNAPDFGYITFNTADTTTGNCTAGSNCDAYDGGNGRRIRIDYMPYFGGPSNGGNGNVNSSPNWGYYIGVDSSIVFKNRIYAANGGLHAVGHNGSIIRSNSSSPTTACSTKNTCADWTEVGPRTNTKWHNSTTNNWFSLELAKFYDLIPADRAFAQFAEFNDKLYVTRTICIQGTQASGIRTTAGTVAGCTDGTDTNRRAQLWKCDPTATGGSTECDAGDWSVVGDDGNGITNFGDSTNKTITMVAKNGSYLYVGFDNPNGIRIYRTNTANPGSASNVWTQIAGNGLTDSGNVQQIFSAVSVSTGGVYYLYVSVGKNNTPVRVYRQQNL; via the coding sequence ATGAGCTCCGGAATCAACCCCACCAAAAAATTCTACGCTGCACTGGCATGTTCCTTCCTTCTTTTCCAAGGATGTGTTGCCTGGCCTTTACTAACGGGAGCTGTTGGGCTCGCGGCAGGAAAAAAAGGAGGCGGTGGATTATTCTTCCTTCCTGGTGGAGGAACTCCTACATTAAGTAGAGTAGAGATCTCTTCTCCTAATTCAAGTTTCGCAAAAACTACGAGCATGTCTTTGGTGGCGACTGCTGCGTATTCTAACGGAACTCATAAAGATATTACTGCGGACGCTGTATGGAGCACCAGCGATTCTAACATTATCTCTATGGCTGCGGGTGGGCAAGCTACAGGAACGGGAGTGGGAGCTGCGGATATCAGCATCACTTACGAAAACAAAACCGCACTCATTTCTCTTTCGGTTACTTCCGCTCCTTTAAGCAGTATTTCTATTTCTTGCGTAAATCAAACGGATAATTTGCCTAAAGGGATCACCAGACAATGTACTTTAACCGGTAACTTTGCGGACGGTTCCAACCAAAATCTAACTAATGATCCAAATACTACATGGAGCACAGGAAGTTCTGCAATTGCTACAATAGATTCCGCAGGACTCGTAACCGCAGTAGACGCGGGAACAACTTCGATCCGAGCTTCTTACAATTCATTAAATGCTAGTAACTTATCTTTAACTGTTAGTTCCGCCGCTTTAGTTTCCATCGCAGTAACTCCTACGAACAAATCATTAGCGTTAGGAAAGAATCAGCAATACACCGCTACTGGAACTTATTCTGACAATTCTAACCAAGACATTACGAACTCTGTAACTTGGAATTCTTCCGATACGGTAGTCGCTACTATCAGTAATACTGCCGGGTCCAAAGGATTTTTATCCACAGAAGATATGGGATCTTCTACCATTACAGCTACTCTGAATTCAATCGGAGGAAACACTAATGTTACTGTTACTGCCGCTGTTTTAGAAAGTATTTCTATCACTCCTCCTAATCCAAGCACTCCGAAAGGAAGAACTTTAAATTTAGTAGCTACCGGTATTTTCTCCGACGGTCATAATGAAAACATCACAGACCAAGTTACTTGGTCTAGTGAAGATACTTCGATCGCAACTGTGGATAACGGTTCCGGATTTGAAGGTAGAGCTTCAGGGATCGCAGTTGGAACAGTAGACATCACTGCGGAAATAGGCGGGATAGAAGAAACAGTATCTTTCTCCGTAACTGCTGCGGTATTAGAGTCCATTCAATTAACTGCGGATGATTCCTCTATCGCAAAAGGAACAAGCACAGCTATATTAGTGACAGGAGTTTATTCAGACGGAACTTCTCAAAATATCACCGGTTCCGTTTCTTGGGGCACCTCTTCGACTTCTATTCTTCAGTTAGGAACTTTAACTGCGACTCCGAAAAAGCAGGTGAATTCTCCAAATAGCGGATCACTTGGAACTGCTACGATCACCGCTACTTCAGGAAGTATCAGTGGCACTGTTGATATCACAGTTACCGCTGCAAAATTGGTTTCTATCGCAGTAACTCCTACAAATCCGAGCGTAGCTAAAGGGTTGACCAAAGATTTTACTGCTACAGGAACTTATACAGATAGTTCTACTCAGAACTTGACCACATCCGTTACCTGGGCTTCTTCCGACACAAGCAAAGCTACAATCAGTAATGCTTCCGGAACGGAAGGTAAGGCAACGGCCGCTGCGGTTGGAACTACAAATATCACAGCGACCTTAGGAACAATCACTTCTCCTTCAACAACATTAACTGTTACCGCTGCGGTTTTACAATCCATCACGATCACTCCTGCAAGCCCAAGTGTTGCAAAAGGAAGATCCGAAAACTTAAGTGCAACTGGAACTTACTCTGATAATTCCACTCAGGATCTTACAACTTCGGTTACTTGGAGCAGCTCTAGCAACTCCACTGTAGGCGTAAGCAATGCAAACGGGACCAAAGGAAAAGCTACAGGTGTTTCTGTTGGAACTGCAACGATCACCGCAACCTCGGGATCCGTCTCCAACTCCATCACGTTTACTGTAACGTCTGCCGTACTGGATTCTATCGAGGTCCATATTTCGGCTTCTTCTATCGCTAAGGGAACTTCTACCCTTGCGGAAGCTACAGGAACTTATTCGGACGGAACCACTGCGGATATTACCGACCAAGTAGTTTGGGGAAGTTCTCAAACTTCTATCATACAATTGGGAGCGTTAACCGCTGCACCTAAAAAGACATTAACTTCTCCTAATAGTGGTTCTTTAGGAACATCTAATATTTCCGCTACTTTAGGAAGTATCAGCGGAAACGCCGACCTGACTGTGACTGCGGCAACTTTAGTATCTATCCAAGTAGATCCTACTAATCCAAGTGTTGCAAAAGGACTTACTCAGAACTTTACTGCAACCGGAACTTATACGGATGCAAGCACTCAGGATTTAACAACTTCCGTTACCTGGGCAAGCTCCAGCACAAGCAAGGCTACGATCAGCAATGCCGCAGGAAGTAAGGGACTTGCAACTACTCTTGCAACTGGAACTACGAATATCACTGCAACTTTAGGATCGGTAACTTCTCCTGCGAGTGTATTGACTGTGACAGCCGCGGCGCTTACAAGTATTACGATCGCTCCTTCTCCTACTTTAAGTATCGCGAAGGGACGCACTCAAAACTTCACTGCAACAGGACATTATACCGATAGTTCCACTTCGGATCTGACTACTCAGGTGACTTGGAGTTCATTCGATCAAACTAAGGCAAGTATTAGCAATACTTCCGGAACAAACGGTAAATTGACTGCTCTGCAAGAAGGAAGCACTCAGATTTCTGCAAGTTATAACTCGATAACCAGCACGGATACCGTGGTGACTGTGACTGCTGCAGTTTTAGATAGCATTTCGATCACTCCTACTAACTCAAGTTTAGCAAAAGGTTATACTACTCCATTCACTGCAAATGGTGTGTATTCCGATGCTACTACATTGGATATTACTGCTCAAGTGACCTGGGCTTCTTCCAATACATCTTCTTCCACGATCAGTAATGCAAATGGAAACCAAGGTGTGGCGACTGCTGTTGCGGTCGGAACAAGCACGATCTCAGCTACATTAGGTTCAGTATCCGCTTCTACTAACTTTACTGTTACGGCTGCGGTTCTAGTTTCTATCGCGGTATCTCCTACGAACAGTAACGTGTATACTACCCAAACCAAAGACTTCACTGCGACTGGAACTTACTCAGACTCGACAACTCAGAACTTGACTACGTCAGTTACCTGGGCTTCTTCCGATACAAGTAAGGCTACAATTAGTAATGCTTCCGGAACAGAAGGTAGAGCAACGGGTGTAGCGGCAGGAACAATCACTATCTCTGCAACCAGCGGTTCCGTAAGTGGAAACACTCAGTTGACTGTGGTATTCTTGGATACCACTCCTCCGACCGTATCTAACGTGGTTTCCTTGAGCCCGACTACAGTAAGGGTTACATTCTCGGAATCCGTGAATACAACTCAGGCAACGACTGCTACTAATTATAAATTGGCACTAACCTCTGCGGTAAGTGGGGCTTGTTCGGATAATAGTAATTTCTCCTCTACTTCTAATATTTCCGTTTCTTCCGTAAGCGGTAGCGGAGCTGTTTATACGTTGACCTTGGCTTCTTCTCAAACTTCCGGAACCAACTACACTGTGATCGTGAATAAGAGCGGCGTCCAAGATCTTTCCGGAGTTCCGAACAATTTAGGTTGTGCGAACTATGGAGACTTCGTTGGGCAAGAGCAATTAAAAGTAAGCTCTGCTTCTTGCGCAAGCACCGGCACCGTGATCATAAACTTCTCCAAGCCGATCAAATCGGGAAATAATGTAAGCGGCTCCGCAGAATGTAGTAGTACTTCAGAATGTGGAAACCGTTATGCATTTGTAGGGACCACAGACTTAGGCACGATCAGTTCTGCTAAGATACTGGATGGTGTGGTTTGCGGTGGTGCAACTGCAGATTCTGCGAAAGTTTGTGTAACTCACAGCTTATTACAAACCGGCGCACAATATACGATCATGGCTGCGAATAATGTGAACGGAGACGGATTTGATAATACATCCTGGGGATCCATCCGTGATTCAGGAGATTCCGAAAATATCCAATCTTCTCCGAGAGATAGAGCTTCCTTCTTAGGTTGTGGAACTTCTCCTGTAAACTTCGGAGACGGTCCGATCTCTATCGATCCGAACGGTTCCACTTTCGGCTATCTAGCGGACTTTAATAGTAAGATCTATACAGGACCGAACAATGCAGGTAACGGAGCATTACGTTTCGCTTATGATGGAGCAAATCCTGAATCTGTTCAGTTCTCCTTTGTAAAAGATACTACGGCTCAGAACTCCGATGCTACTAACGTTAGCTCCAACTCTGCGACCACTCGGGAGAATAGTATCGCAGTTCCACCTTACGTGACCTTAGGACATTCCGGCTGTACTCAAAACGATGCAACTCTTGCAAATGGTTGTGGTCCGGACAATGAAAGCGGAAGGGGACTCTTCACCACTGGTTCCTTGGGCAGCAATCCGTTCATCTTTATCGCTGCTGCAAAAACAGTTCCTAGCGGATCGAATTACAATTTCGACTATATCTATTATTCGAATGATACTTCGACCAACCTGAATTATAAATACATAGATATGGGTTCTATCACTGGAACTGTAACTGCAGGTACTTCTTCTATCAGCGTTCTGAATGATAGAGTATTCCCTGGGTTTGCAAAACCAAGTAATGATGGAACAGGAACCGGCGGAGGATTGAATGCTCCTGACTTCGGATATATCACGTTCAATACTGCGGATACCACAACAGGCAACTGTACTGCGGGTTCCAACTGTGATGCTTATGATGGTGGCAATGGTAGAAGGATACGTATCGATTATATGCCTTACTTCGGCGGACCGTCCAACGGAGGGAACGGAAATGTAAACAGTAGTCCGAACTGGGGATATTATATCGGAGTGGATTCTTCCATCGTATTCAAGAATAGGATCTATGCTGCAAACGGCGGTCTACATGCCGTTGGGCATAACGGATCAATTATTCGTTCCAATTCTTCCAGCCCTACGACTGCTTGTTCTACCAAGAACACTTGTGCTGATTGGACAGAAGTAGGTCCAAGAACAAATACGAAATGGCATAATAGTACCACGAACAACTGGTTCTCTCTGGAACTTGCAAAATTCTATGATCTGATCCCTGCAGATAGAGCTTTCGCTCAGTTTGCGGAATTCAACGATAAATTATATGTGACTCGGACCATCTGTATCCAAGGAACTCAGGCGAGTGGAATCCGCACAACTGCAGGAACCGTAGCAGGATGTACTGACGGAACGGACACAAACCGTAGAGCTCAATTATGGAAATGTGATCCTACAGCAACAGGAGGCAGCACAGAATGTGATGCTGGAGATTGGAGCGTAGTAGGAGACGACGGTAACGGTATCACAAACTTCGGCGATTCCACTAATAAGACAATTACCATGGTGGCTAAAAATGGATCTTATCTGTATGTAGGATTCGATAACCCGAACGGTATCCGTATCTATCGCACAAATACAGCTAATCCAGGTTCCGCTTCTAACGTATGGACTCAGATTGCCGGTAATGGACTTACAGATTCAGGTAATGTGCAGCAGATCTTCTCCGCCGTATCCGTAAGCACCGGCGGAGTATATTATCTTTATGTGAGTGTTGGGAAGAACAATACTCCTGTGAGAGTATACAGACAACAGAACTTATGA